One region of Equus caballus isolate H_3958 breed thoroughbred chromosome 23, TB-T2T, whole genome shotgun sequence genomic DNA includes:
- the SMARCA2 gene encoding probable global transcription activator SNF2L2 isoform X3 — MKRLAARCFAGLLILSPLTVISDSRPADSGKAIEDGNLEEMEEEVRLKKRKRRRNVDKDPAKEDVEKAKKRRGRPPAEKLSPNPPKLTKQMNAIIDTVINYKDSSGRQLSEVFIQLPSRKELPEYYELIRKPVDFKKIKERIRNHKYRSLGDLEKDVMLLCHNAQTFNLEGSQIYEDSIVLQSVFKSARQKIAKEEESEDESNEEEEEEDEEESESEAKSVKVKIKLNKKDEKGRDKGKGKKRPNRGKAKPVVSDFDSDEEQDENEQSEASGTDDE; from the exons ATGAAGAGACTAGCAGCTCGCTGCTTTGCTGGCTTGTTAATTTTATCCCCACTAACTGTGATTTCCGATAGCCGGCCTGCTGATAGTGGTAAG GCCATTGAAGACGGCAATTtggaagaaatggaagaggaggtaCGGCTAAAGAAGCGAAAAAGACGAAGAAATGTGGATAAAGATCCTGCGAAAGAGGATGTGGAAAAGGCTAAGAAGAGAAGAGGCCGTCCTCCAGCTGAGAAACTATCACCAAATCCCCCCAAACTGACAAAGCAGATGAATGCTATCATCGATACTGTGATAAACTACAAAGACAG TTCAGGGCGACAGCTCAGTGAAGTCTTCATTCAGTTACCTTCAAGGAAAGAATTACCAGAATACTATGAATTAATTAGGAAGCCGGTggatttcaaaaaaataaag GAAAGAATTCGTAATCATAAATACCGGAGCCTGGGCGACCTGGAGAAAGATGTCATGCTTCTCTGTCACAATGCTCAGACATTCAACTTGGAGGGATCCCAG ATCTATGAAGACTCCATCGTCTTACAGTCAGTGTTTAAGAGTGCTCGGCAGAAAATTGCcaaagaggaagagagtgagGACGAAAGcaatgaagaggaggaagaggaagatgaagaggagTCAGAGTCGGAGG CAAAATCCGTTAAGGTGAAAATTAAGCTcaataaaaaagatgagaaaggcCGGGACaaaggaaaaggcaagaaaaggccAAATCGAGGAAAAGCCAAACCCGTCGTGAGCGACTTTGACAGTGATGAAGAGCAAGATGAAAAT gaACAGT